A genomic window from Lycium barbarum isolate Lr01 chromosome 4, ASM1917538v2, whole genome shotgun sequence includes:
- the LOC132635411 gene encoding mechanosensitive ion channel protein 10-like, translating into MEKLAASDHVIQFIDEQDRKKSTDDANYMTETKPTQNRSKFQTIRRLTFSKPKARVFEFNSSVPVNQKTFNFGDESDESFDPSCEKDVDSDDEYDQEHHKDEEGYGNIKEKHKKKMRKIPLRLLFEWCFLLLTTSCLICALTISPLRENPLWGLKLWKWCVVILVIFSGRLISSFVIRLLVFLVDRNFMLREKVLYFVYGLRKSFQNCVWLGLVLLSLNFMFNSELNKQNKMLTKLREALLALLIATTIWPVKIILVKVLASSFFVATYFDRMKESVFHHYVLDTLSGPPVDVQEVQKLKQSRKLSKLKKLSMQSKTSAWSVKRLANYVRFFGLSTISESVDEFGNTETEITSEMEARNWSRKIFKNVANRGAKYIEEEDLMRFLNRVEINTIFPLFEGAVETGRITKSAFRNWVVRAYYERKYLAHSLNDTKTAVQQLHKLASGIVSFIIVVISLLVMGLLSTQILALLLSQLVLLGFAFQNTCKTIFESIIFVFVVHPFDIGDRCVIDGVQLIVEEMNILTTVFLRYDNEKIYYPNAVLITKSISNFYRSPEMGDAISFNIDTNTSMDTIIAFKKAIQQYLESKPKYWNPKHSVIVKGIGNVHTMEMMLCVQHTINHQNYGDRSNRITELILELKKIFETLNIKYSLLPQQVQVNNTITNSRNNIPLHP; encoded by the exons ATGGAGAAACTAGCAGCCTCTGATCATGTGATTCAGTTCATAGACGAACAAGATCGCAAGAAGAGCACCGATGATGCTAATTACATGACAGAAACAAAACCTACCCAAAATCGTTCAAAATTTCAAACAATACGCCGCCTTACTTTCTCAAAACCAAAAGCTCGAGTCTTTGAGTTCAATAGTAGTGTTCCAGTCAACCAAAAAACTTTCAATTTTGGCGATGAATCGGATGAGTCGTTCGACCCCTCATGTGAAAAGGATGTAGATAGTGATGACGAATATGACCAAGAACATCACAAGGATGAAGAAGGATATGGGAATATTAAAGAGAAGCACAAAAAAAAGATGAGAAAAATCCCTTTAAGGCTTTTGTTTGAATGGTGTTTTTTGTTACTCACAACATCTTGTTTAATATGTGCTCTCACAATTTCACCTCTAAGGGAAAATCCCTTATGGGGTCTTAAGTTGTGGAAATGGTGCGTTGTGATTCTTGTCATTTTCAGTGGTCGCCTTATTTCAAGTTTTGTCATTCGACTCCTCGTCTTCCTCGTCGACAGAAACTTCATGCTTCGTGAAAAGGTGTTGTATTTTGTGTATGGTCTTAGGAAAAGCTTCCAAAATTGTGTTTGGTTAGGTCTTGTCCTTTTGTCTTTGAATTTCATGTTCAACTCAGAGCTCAACAAACAAAACAAGATGCTAACAAAATTACGCGAAGCTTTACTGGCCTTACTCATTGCTACAACTATCTGGCCCGTTAAGATTATTCTGGTAAAAGTTTTAGCCTCGTCTTTTTTTGTCGCGACTTACTTCGACCGTATGAAAGAAAGTGTTTTCCATCACTATGTTCTAGACACACTTTCTGGTCCACCAGTTGATGTCCAAGAAGTACAAAAACTGAAACAATCGAGGAAATTGTCCAAGCTAAAGAAGCTAAGTATGCAAAGCAAGACATCAGCATGGAGTGTGAAGAGATTGGCTAATTATGTAAGGTTCTTTGGGTTGTCAACAATTTCTGAGAGTGTGGATGAGTTTGGGAACACTGAAACTGAGATTACTAGTGAAATGGAGGCTAGAAATTGGTCAAGAAAGATCTTCAAGAACGTTGCCAATCGTGGTGCCAA GTACATAGAGGAGGAAGACCTAATGAGATTCCTAAATAGAGTAGAGATAAACACCATATTCCCACTCTTTGAAGGAGCTGTTGAAACTGGAAGGATCACCAAGTCTGCCTTTAGAAATTGGGTG GTACGAGCATACTATGAGAGGAAGTACTTGGCACACTCATTGAATGACACAAAAACGGCAGTGCAACAGCTTCATAAGTTAGCAAGTGGGATAGTTAGTTTCATAATAGTTGTGATTTCACTCTTAGTGATGGGACTTTTGTCCACACAAATACTTGCTCTCCTACTATCCCAACTTGTACTCTTGGGATTTGCTTTCCAAAACACTTGCAAGACTATCTTCGAATCCATCATCTTCGTCTTTGTCGTCCATCCTTTTGACATTGGTGATCGTTGTGTCATCGATGGAGTTCAG TTGATAGTGGAAGAGATGAATATATTGACGACAGTATTCTTGCGTTACGACAATGAGAAAATATACTACCCAAATGCAGTGCTGATCACAAAGTCAATAAGCAACTTTTACAGAAGCCCTGAAATGGGCGACGCAATTTCCTTTAATATTGATACCAATACTTCCATGGACACCATCATTGCCTTCAAAAAGGCCATTCAACA GTACCTCGAGAGCAAGCCAAAATATTGGAATCCAAAACACTCAGTGATAGTGAAAGGAATAGGGAATGTGCACacaatggaaatgatgctatgtGTTCAACATACCATTAACCATCAGAACTATGGGGATAGAAGCAACAGGATCACTGAGCTCATCCTTGAGTTGAAGAAGATCTTTGAGACCCTTAATATCAAATACTCTCTTCTCCCTCAACAAGTCCAAGTCAACAATACGATCACTAATTCCAGAAATAATATACCATTGCACCCTTGA